The following are encoded together in the Bradymonas sediminis genome:
- a CDS encoding pyridoxal-phosphate dependent enzyme, translating to MSGEEKTGRYGRFGGRFVAEALWGPLQEVADAYELAVADPQFLKQFDELLDRRLGRPTPLTPLPRLSEKLGRARLWLKREDLCQGGNFTANLAAAYALMAVRMGRKALVGESATGEFGAALGAMGNALGLKTLIFMGREDQDSEPMGVRRMKELGVKIETVDAPIRGRKIAQSEALRFWGTHPDDYFYCPSSLAAPDPYPRMSAFFLSTIGVEARVQIERADCTPEYLVAPVGSGGFAAGFFAEFAPNETIQLVGVQGAGEGLSGRHAASVVNGRPGVFQGTYSFLLQDEDGQILAPASAAAGLSVANVGPQHAQWAEQGRVHYVAVEDREAYKAVQMLLKEEGLLVSLESGHALAYALKLLPTLDEGQDIVVGISGAGERDLARLEAFRAAEKAAESGGRA from the coding sequence ATGAGCGGCGAAGAAAAGACTGGACGCTACGGGCGTTTCGGCGGGCGATTTGTGGCGGAAGCGCTGTGGGGACCTCTCCAAGAGGTCGCCGACGCCTATGAGTTGGCGGTCGCAGACCCCCAGTTCCTTAAACAATTCGATGAACTATTGGACCGCCGCCTCGGCCGTCCCACGCCGCTGACGCCGTTGCCAAGACTCTCCGAGAAGCTCGGGCGGGCTAGGCTGTGGCTGAAGCGCGAGGACCTGTGCCAGGGCGGAAACTTCACCGCGAACCTGGCCGCAGCCTACGCCTTGATGGCGGTGCGGATGGGCCGAAAGGCCCTGGTCGGCGAGAGCGCGACCGGGGAGTTTGGCGCCGCGCTCGGCGCGATGGGCAACGCCTTGGGCCTGAAGACGCTGATATTTATGGGGCGAGAGGACCAGGATAGCGAGCCGATGGGCGTGCGCCGAATGAAGGAATTGGGCGTGAAGATCGAGACCGTCGACGCGCCGATTCGCGGGCGTAAGATCGCCCAGTCCGAGGCGCTTCGCTTCTGGGGTACCCACCCCGATGACTATTTTTATTGCCCGAGTTCGCTCGCGGCGCCGGACCCCTATCCGCGCATGAGCGCGTTCTTCTTGTCGACCATCGGGGTGGAGGCCCGCGTGCAAATCGAGCGCGCGGATTGCACGCCCGAGTATTTGGTCGCGCCGGTGGGCAGTGGCGGATTCGCCGCGGGATTCTTCGCCGAATTTGCCCCCAACGAGACCATTCAATTGGTCGGCGTTCAGGGCGCGGGCGAAGGGCTCTCGGGGCGTCACGCGGCCAGCGTGGTCAACGGGCGCCCCGGCGTTTTCCAGGGCACCTATTCCTTCCTCCTCCAAGACGAAGACGGCCAGATCCTCGCCCCGGCAAGCGCCGCGGCGGGATTGAGCGTGGCCAATGTGGGCCCGCAACATGCCCAGTGGGCCGAGCAGGGGCGGGTGCATTATGTCGCGGTCGAAGACCGCGAAGCCTATAAGGCGGTCCAAATGCTGTTGAAAGAAGAGGGTCTGTTGGTGTCTCTGGAGTCCGGGCACGCCTTGGCGTACGCGCTGAAATTATTGCCCACCCTCGACGAGGGGCAGGATATCGTGGTCGGGATTTCGGGCGCGGGTGAGCGCGATTTGGCGCGCCTGGAGGCTTTCCGCGCCGCTGAGAAGGCCGCCGAATCCGGGGGGCGGGCATGA
- a CDS encoding PEGA domain-containing protein — MKVSALAAPLIISVGIGGATLGWSSAAQAQQPAPKAGSTSSDEEVAKQVLALIREANTAYDAEDYTTAAAKYSEAYALYPDPAILVRMGKTAEKMGKTDEAIGHYKEFVRLLPDDPTSAELQREITKLEKSATVQVTVASEPAGAQVFVDDEIAPLETLTPATVELTPGKYSLRIEKDGFESYTEAVKVVAGQEQQVSVTLTRQMLSDVSAANFETEPVEESDGLRLDIYGWTTLGLGVATLATSGVFYALASTAEDDVNTYNKRAPDASREDLQDLKDSATNNYKVGNITAIAGGVLTAVGAGLVTYHYLSADEADAGPTIVWGLDAAGDSKSAWLGINGSF, encoded by the coding sequence TTGAAAGTCAGCGCCCTCGCGGCCCCCTTGATTATTTCGGTTGGGATCGGCGGCGCGACGCTCGGCTGGTCCTCGGCCGCGCAGGCTCAGCAGCCGGCGCCAAAGGCCGGGTCGACCTCGAGCGACGAGGAAGTCGCCAAGCAGGTTCTGGCGCTAATTCGCGAGGCGAACACCGCCTACGATGCCGAGGATTATACGACGGCGGCCGCTAAATATAGCGAGGCCTACGCGCTTTACCCGGACCCGGCGATCCTGGTGCGCATGGGGAAGACGGCCGAGAAGATGGGGAAGACCGACGAGGCGATCGGCCACTATAAAGAATTCGTGCGTCTGCTGCCCGATGACCCGACCAGCGCCGAGCTTCAGCGCGAGATCACCAAGCTGGAGAAGAGCGCGACGGTCCAGGTCACGGTCGCCAGTGAGCCGGCCGGCGCCCAGGTCTTCGTCGACGACGAAATCGCGCCGCTTGAGACGCTGACCCCCGCGACCGTCGAGCTCACCCCGGGCAAATATAGCCTGCGCATCGAAAAAGACGGCTTCGAGAGCTATACCGAGGCGGTCAAGGTCGTGGCCGGCCAAGAGCAGCAGGTGTCGGTGACCCTGACGCGTCAGATGCTCTCGGACGTGTCGGCGGCGAATTTCGAGACCGAGCCGGTCGAGGAATCCGACGGGCTTCGCCTTGATATCTACGGGTGGACCACCCTCGGGCTGGGCGTGGCGACGCTGGCCACCAGCGGCGTCTTTTACGCCCTGGCTTCGACGGCTGAGGACGACGTGAATACCTATAATAAGCGCGCCCCCGACGCGTCGCGCGAGGACCTTCAGGACCTCAAAGACTCCGCCACCAATAATTATAAGGTCGGCAATATCACCGCGATCGCCGGTGGTGTGTTGACCGCGGTCGGCGCGGGTCTGGTGACCTATCATTATCTGAGCGCGGATGAGGCGGATGCTGGCCCCACCATCGTCTGGGGCCTGGACGCCGCGGGTGATTCCAAGAGTGCTTGGCTCGGTATTAACGGAAGTTTCTGA
- a CDS encoding sensor histidine kinase: MRESGAERRGFPGGLRAQLLLVLCLLITIAVALGSGAVMIPQRADLAPQAARQLLATYIALEMLVVLLLGYGFFTFLVVRPIRALGVASQRAAKGDLASPIKYLPRNEFGTVSRQFNTMLEELGKNREKLEQRLKELDQANRQLHEAQDSLIRSEKLASVGQLAAGVAHEVGNPLAAISGYLEILSDEDLAPEIRRDILKRSQQNVDRIRDTVGNLLNYSREESNASVEAVDLSACVDEAIHLVQAQPKAQNTAIDTALPAALVAVRAVSSEVVQVLVNLLLNAIDALNHANTDRPAQITLSADTSDPDAIILRVEDNGPGIPPEKLQRVFDPFFTTKDPGEGTGLGLAICLRLMRRVDGDIHLESTPGEGTVFSLVFTRFEMID; encoded by the coding sequence ATGCGCGAATCCGGCGCCGAACGCAGAGGATTTCCGGGCGGTCTTCGGGCGCAATTGCTCCTGGTTTTATGCCTGCTCATCACCATCGCGGTCGCGCTCGGCAGCGGCGCGGTGATGATCCCCCAGCGCGCCGACCTCGCCCCGCAGGCCGCTCGCCAACTGCTCGCCACCTATATCGCCCTGGAGATGCTGGTCGTCCTGCTGCTGGGCTACGGCTTCTTCACCTTCCTGGTGGTGCGCCCCATCCGCGCCCTGGGCGTGGCGAGCCAGCGCGCCGCCAAGGGAGACCTGGCGTCGCCCATTAAATATCTACCGCGCAATGAATTCGGCACAGTGAGCCGCCAATTCAACACGATGCTCGAGGAGTTGGGCAAGAATCGTGAGAAGCTCGAGCAACGCCTCAAAGAGCTCGACCAGGCCAACCGCCAGCTCCACGAAGCCCAGGACTCGCTCATCCGCTCCGAGAAGCTTGCGAGCGTCGGACAGCTCGCCGCTGGCGTCGCCCACGAGGTCGGCAATCCCCTGGCCGCGATCTCGGGCTACCTCGAGATTCTGAGCGACGAGGACCTCGCCCCCGAGATCCGCCGCGACATCCTGAAGCGCAGTCAACAGAACGTCGACCGCATCCGCGACACCGTCGGAAACCTGCTCAATTATAGCCGCGAAGAGAGCAACGCGAGCGTCGAAGCCGTCGACCTTAGCGCCTGCGTCGACGAAGCAATTCACCTGGTACAGGCGCAGCCAAAGGCGCAGAATACCGCCATCGACACCGCCCTGCCCGCCGCGCTCGTCGCGGTGCGCGCGGTGTCCAGCGAGGTCGTCCAGGTGCTGGTTAATCTTTTGCTAAACGCCATCGACGCGTTAAACCACGCCAACACCGACCGCCCCGCCCAGATCACCCTGAGCGCCGACACGAGTGACCCCGACGCGATCATCCTGCGCGTCGAGGATAACGGCCCCGGCATCCCGCCCGAAAAACTCCAGCGGGTCTTCGACCCCTTCTTCACCACCAAGGACCCGGGCGAAGGCACCGGTCTCGGGCTTGCGATTTGTCTGCGATTGATGCGCCGGGTCGACGGCGATATTCATCTGGAGAGCACGCCCGGCGAGGGGACGGTCTTCTCCCTGGTCTTCACGCGTTTTGAGATGATCGATTAG
- the trpA gene encoding tryptophan synthase subunit alpha has product MNSRLSRVIEQAKITQRPIFMAALVAADPYLDATLDYMKVLADEGADLIELILPFSDPTYHGAVIQRASARALREEVGWDEIVTLGQRFRETHQTPVILSTYYNRVLSRGVTPFIASLCAADFDGALVTDLPFDESEKLRAALSEANLVLPPFIAPTTSLERFKHIAQGCDSFLVWTGHTGGDPTMTAQQFEQRMREFKAVSSRPILGSMKVADAERARMVSRHCDGVLVGSAMVWLIEGRGSQTTDTLAAFVRDLRAGMDAE; this is encoded by the coding sequence ATGAACTCGCGACTCTCTCGGGTGATAGAGCAGGCCAAGATTACCCAGCGACCGATCTTTATGGCGGCGCTGGTCGCCGCCGACCCTTATCTCGACGCGACCCTGGATTATATGAAGGTGCTCGCCGATGAGGGCGCGGATCTCATTGAGCTGATCCTTCCGTTCTCGGACCCCACCTACCACGGCGCGGTGATTCAGCGCGCCTCGGCGCGGGCGCTGCGCGAAGAGGTCGGTTGGGATGAGATCGTGACGCTCGGGCAGCGCTTTCGCGAGACCCACCAGACCCCGGTGATCCTGTCGACCTATTATAATCGCGTGCTGAGCCGGGGCGTGACACCGTTTATTGCCTCGCTCTGCGCGGCCGATTTCGACGGCGCGCTGGTCACCGATTTGCCCTTCGATGAGAGTGAGAAGTTGCGCGCCGCGCTGAGCGAAGCGAACCTGGTCTTGCCGCCATTTATCGCGCCGACCACCTCGCTTGAGCGCTTCAAGCATATCGCCCAGGGCTGTGATTCCTTTTTGGTCTGGACCGGCCATACCGGCGGGGACCCGACCATGACGGCGCAGCAATTCGAGCAGCGCATGCGCGAGTTTAAGGCGGTGAGCTCGCGCCCAATTCTCGGGTCGATGAAGGTCGCCGACGCCGAGCGTGCCAGGATGGTCTCGCGCCACTGCGACGGCGTACTGGTGGGTTCGGCGATGGTGTGGCTTATCGAGGGCCGTGGCTCTCAGACCACCGACACACTCGCGGCGTTTGTGCGCGATCTTCGCGCCGGAATGGACGCTGAGTAG
- a CDS encoding protein kinase domain-containing protein — MIFKSETILSQIPVLLQAGTGIDIAAGAKQGGGWDIVSNVLIGFMVLAAVVLVGYFAVKIYRARAATASPKRVEPIDSLARATRARVKKALARGDYEVAGDILAHAGMHREAADAYADADAFEKAARSFQVQGDTQKAIHYYKRAGDFEMTARLYVESGEHRAAAAEFLQAKNYAAAAAQYEASKDPQRAAENYEKVRQFRSAAINYEQCDEPLKAAECYAAYFEAHWDDAPDATGGADPKLIEAARRAGELWQEAGQADLAADIYYRAGLLAEGAECLRANRDFARAADWFLEAGQSLKAAEALEESGDLERAAKMRAEAALKGGDRRAAAEMLAQAGEVERAADIFEGIGEFEQAAALFETLGEHVRAADLYQKVEQHGLEARCAELAGLTSRAADAYRRAGDVESEIRLRIQQGDYFRAGRLLFEHRRFVEALEVLAKIDSANPIYLRALELAGDIYQAQGRYERAFSRYKSALGQREVDAATLPLVYKMAHALEEEKDLSGAMEHYNKIVEVDPNFEDAVARLNGIRKRLRRGSMVNATASGLFVGSGDGDGALQSRYEIIDEVARGGMGIVYKARDTVLGRIVAFKILGENLKDNQVAVKYFLREARAAAALSHSNIVTIYDAGEQEGEYYMAMEFVEGTTLKQLVQRKGALAEKQVRYVLDYCCQALEYAHSKGVVHRDIKSGNVMLTVDKALKIMDFGLAKFLREYQNNHTQQVGTPFYMSPEQIIGKDLDFRSDLYSLGCTVFECATGKVPFYKGDLSYHHLHTEPPKPRSLNAAISPELEQIILKLLVKNPDQRYQSAGEVLTALKKI, encoded by the coding sequence ATGATCTTCAAGAGTGAAACGATTTTAAGTCAGATCCCGGTCCTGCTTCAGGCAGGCACGGGCATCGACATCGCGGCCGGCGCCAAGCAAGGCGGCGGCTGGGACATCGTCTCCAATGTTCTCATTGGATTTATGGTCCTGGCTGCTGTCGTGTTGGTCGGCTATTTCGCGGTCAAGATCTATCGGGCCAGAGCCGCCACCGCCTCTCCCAAAAGGGTCGAGCCCATCGACTCACTCGCGCGCGCCACTCGCGCGCGGGTCAAAAAGGCCCTGGCTCGCGGCGACTATGAGGTCGCCGGCGATATTCTGGCGCACGCCGGAATGCACCGGGAGGCCGCCGACGCCTATGCCGACGCCGATGCCTTCGAGAAAGCCGCCCGAAGCTTTCAGGTGCAGGGCGATACCCAAAAGGCAATTCACTATTATAAGCGGGCCGGGGATTTTGAGATGACCGCCCGCCTCTATGTCGAGAGCGGTGAGCATCGCGCGGCGGCGGCAGAATTTCTTCAGGCGAAGAATTATGCGGCCGCGGCGGCCCAATACGAGGCGTCCAAGGACCCGCAGCGCGCCGCTGAGAATTACGAGAAGGTCCGGCAATTCCGAAGCGCCGCCATTAATTACGAACAATGCGACGAGCCACTTAAAGCCGCAGAATGCTACGCCGCCTATTTTGAGGCTCATTGGGACGATGCCCCCGACGCCACGGGGGGCGCGGACCCGAAGCTTATTGAGGCCGCTCGGCGCGCTGGCGAGCTTTGGCAAGAAGCCGGGCAAGCTGATTTGGCGGCCGATATCTATTATCGCGCCGGACTATTGGCGGAGGGCGCTGAATGCCTGCGCGCCAACCGCGACTTTGCCCGCGCCGCCGATTGGTTCCTCGAGGCCGGACAGTCCCTCAAGGCGGCCGAGGCGTTGGAGGAGAGCGGCGACCTCGAGCGGGCGGCGAAGATGCGCGCCGAGGCCGCGCTCAAGGGCGGCGACCGAAGGGCCGCCGCCGAGATGCTCGCCCAGGCCGGCGAGGTCGAGCGCGCCGCCGATATTTTCGAGGGCATTGGGGAGTTCGAGCAGGCCGCGGCGCTCTTTGAGACGCTCGGCGAGCATGTGCGCGCCGCCGACCTCTACCAAAAAGTTGAGCAACACGGGCTTGAGGCGCGCTGCGCCGAACTCGCCGGTCTAACCTCGCGGGCCGCCGACGCGTATCGGCGCGCCGGGGACGTCGAGTCCGAGATTCGACTGCGCATCCAGCAGGGCGATTATTTCCGCGCTGGCCGCTTGCTCTTCGAGCATCGTCGCTTCGTCGAAGCCCTTGAGGTCCTGGCCAAGATCGACTCCGCCAACCCGATTTACCTGCGCGCCCTGGAATTGGCCGGCGATATTTACCAGGCCCAGGGGCGCTACGAGCGCGCGTTTAGTCGCTACAAGTCCGCCCTTGGGCAGCGTGAGGTCGACGCCGCGACGCTGCCCCTTGTGTATAAGATGGCCCACGCCCTGGAGGAGGAAAAAGACCTCAGCGGAGCGATGGAGCATTATAATAAGATTGTCGAGGTGGACCCGAATTTCGAGGACGCCGTCGCGCGCCTCAACGGCATTCGCAAGCGTCTTCGCCGCGGGAGCATGGTCAACGCGACCGCAAGTGGGCTCTTCGTGGGCAGCGGCGACGGCGACGGCGCGCTGCAGAGTCGCTACGAGATCATCGACGAGGTCGCGCGCGGCGGCATGGGCATTGTCTACAAGGCGCGCGACACCGTCCTTGGCCGCATCGTCGCGTTTAAGATTCTGGGCGAAAACCTCAAGGATAATCAGGTCGCGGTGAAGTATTTTCTGCGCGAAGCCCGCGCCGCCGCCGCGCTCTCGCACTCCAATATCGTCACCATCTACGACGCCGGTGAGCAAGAGGGCGAGTATTATATGGCGATGGAATTCGTCGAAGGCACCACCCTGAAGCAGCTCGTGCAGCGAAAGGGCGCGCTGGCCGAAAAGCAGGTGCGCTATGTGCTTGATTATTGCTGCCAGGCCCTCGAGTACGCGCATTCCAAGGGGGTCGTCCACCGCGACATCAAGAGCGGCAACGTCATGCTCACCGTCGATAAGGCGCTGAAGATCATGGACTTCGGCCTGGCCAAATTTTTGCGCGAATACCAGAACAATCACACCCAGCAGGTGGGCACGCCGTTCTATATGTCGCCGGAGCAGATCATCGGCAAAGACCTCGATTTCCGCAGCGACCTCTACAGCCTCGGCTGCACCGTCTTTGAGTGCGCCACCGGTAAAGTCCCGTTTTATAAGGGGGACTTGAGCTATCATCACCTGCACACCGAGCCGCCCAAGCCGCGCTCGCTCAACGCGGCGATCAGCCCGGAGCTTGAGCAAATTATCTTAAAGTTATTGGTTAAGAATCCGGACCAGCGCTACCAATCGGCGGGCGAAGTGCTCACGGCGCTTAAAAAGATCTGA
- a CDS encoding prepilin peptidase codes for MMNSIDTIFWLFAGFAFVFGAVVGSFLNVVIYRVPAGLSVVHPPSRCPNCDASIRWHDNIPILSWALFLRGKCRDCGVPISGQYAMVEALTGSLTLALWYKIAHKPFASMEAFQQTEPISYLLPFGLYFVFICLLVVITFVDLEHLLIPHGFTLPGIALGIGVPFLFNAVMPPGSLVGFWPPVTPMESIIGAVAGGVTVIAIFYGYFALRGVPGIGGGDVTLMALVGAWLGWPSLVFVFFAASMQGVIAAGLAMLFGGGLLRDSATIFEEDELPSDAAPAQDDALAQGDARAALDSAEDKDTADESIDDEVEAGALAVPFGPFIALAALEFFFVGNLLPSAFSMSYLYKYGFW; via the coding sequence ATGATGAATTCAATCGACACGATTTTCTGGCTCTTCGCGGGCTTTGCCTTCGTCTTCGGGGCTGTGGTCGGCAGCTTCCTCAATGTCGTCATCTACCGGGTCCCCGCCGGGCTCTCGGTGGTCCACCCGCCGAGTCGCTGCCCGAATTGCGACGCCTCGATTCGCTGGCACGACAATATCCCCATCCTGTCGTGGGCGCTCTTTCTGCGCGGCAAATGCCGCGACTGCGGCGTGCCAATCTCGGGCCAATACGCCATGGTAGAAGCCCTCACCGGCAGCCTTACGCTGGCCCTGTGGTATAAGATTGCGCATAAGCCCTTCGCCTCGATGGAGGCCTTCCAGCAGACCGAACCCATCAGCTATCTGCTGCCCTTCGGGCTCTATTTCGTCTTCATCTGCCTGCTCGTGGTCATCACCTTTGTGGACCTGGAACACCTGCTGATTCCCCACGGATTTACCCTGCCGGGCATCGCGCTGGGCATCGGCGTGCCATTCCTCTTCAACGCGGTCATGCCGCCCGGGAGCCTCGTGGGCTTCTGGCCGCCGGTCACGCCCATGGAGAGCATCATCGGCGCGGTCGCCGGAGGGGTGACGGTCATCGCGATATTCTACGGATATTTTGCCCTGCGGGGCGTGCCCGGGATTGGCGGGGGCGACGTCACGCTGATGGCGCTGGTCGGCGCGTGGCTCGGGTGGCCGTCGCTCGTTTTTGTCTTCTTTGCGGCGAGCATGCAGGGCGTGATCGCGGCCGGCCTGGCGATGCTCTTTGGCGGCGGGTTGCTGCGCGATAGCGCGACGATTTTTGAAGAAGATGAGCTGCCGAGTGATGCGGCGCCCGCTCAAGACGATGCGCTCGCCCAGGGTGATGCTCGCGCCGCCCTGGACAGCGCGGAGGACAAAGACACGGCGGACGAGAGCATCGATGACGAGGTCGAGGCCGGCGCACTGGCGGTGCCCTTCGGGCCATTTATCGCCCTGGCTGCTCTCGAATTCTTCTTCGTCGGCAACCTGCTGCCGTCGGCCTTCTCGATGAGCTATCTCTATAAATACGGGTTCTGGTAA
- a CDS encoding penicillin-insensitive murein endopeptidase: MKRYPIIIALLLAFSAISVSSPAFAEDRSAKEGNIVRYTVAEGDTLGGIALKFGAELEDVQTWNELSGLEVEPGRELIVKSGKKVKKKPSGPVPITHRVRPGDTFEGIAKKYKVKISSVKRWNRGVNPRKLQIGQRVRVYVQSKGGASESYGKANGGRLYNGVPLKDGPGLQVRSKARAYATERTTRLIRAALADVKARWPDAPEAIAGDLSQRGGGRIRPHASHQSGRDADISYYYRGNVQLPNLYPITYETLDAVKTWHLFKTLIDTGKVEFIFAVRPVQRALYEYARSIGYTEEELEPILQYPRPNSAREGIIRHVSGHDTHFHIRFTCGPLDRSCR; encoded by the coding sequence GTGAAAAGATATCCAATCATCATCGCTCTGCTTCTGGCATTTTCGGCGATCAGCGTGAGCTCGCCGGCGTTTGCCGAAGACCGCAGCGCAAAAGAAGGCAATATCGTCCGTTATACCGTCGCCGAAGGCGATACGCTTGGGGGAATCGCGCTAAAATTCGGGGCCGAGTTGGAGGACGTTCAAACGTGGAACGAGCTCAGCGGGTTGGAGGTCGAGCCGGGGCGTGAGTTGATCGTGAAGTCGGGCAAGAAGGTGAAGAAGAAGCCCAGCGGTCCGGTCCCCATTACCCACCGCGTGCGGCCCGGCGATACCTTCGAGGGGATCGCGAAAAAATACAAAGTTAAGATCTCCAGCGTGAAGCGATGGAACCGTGGGGTTAACCCGCGAAAGCTGCAGATCGGCCAGCGCGTGCGCGTGTACGTGCAGTCCAAAGGCGGCGCGTCGGAGTCCTATGGCAAGGCCAACGGCGGCCGGCTCTATAACGGCGTGCCGCTCAAAGACGGCCCGGGGCTGCAGGTTCGCTCGAAGGCGCGCGCCTATGCCACCGAGCGCACCACGCGCCTGATTCGCGCCGCGCTGGCCGACGTCAAAGCGCGTTGGCCCGACGCGCCCGAGGCGATCGCCGGTGACCTGAGCCAGCGCGGCGGCGGTCGGATCCGCCCGCACGCCAGCCACCAATCCGGGCGCGACGCCGATATCAGCTATTATTATCGGGGCAACGTCCAACTGCCCAATCTCTACCCGATCACCTACGAGACGCTGGACGCGGTCAAGACCTGGCATCTCTTCAAGACCCTGATCGACACCGGCAAGGTTGAATTCATCTTCGCGGTTCGCCCGGTGCAGCGCGCGCTCTATGAGTATGCTCGCTCCATTGGTTATACCGAAGAAGAGCTTGAGCCCATTCTGCAATACCCGCGCCCGAACAGCGCGCGCGAAGGTATCATTCGCCACGTCTCGGGACACGATACGCACTTTCATATTCGCTTTACCTGTGGTCCGCTGGACCGTAGTTGCCGCTAA
- the asnS gene encoding asparagine--tRNA ligase, which produces MAEHIYIEDIAEHVDETIKIKGWLYNSRSSGKLHFLELRDGTGFMQAVMFKGDVSPELFDTTGHLRQETSVVVTGKVRADERAPFIPFEMGIEDLEVIAEPVGDYPITHKEHGVAYLMENRHLWLRTPRQVAIMKVRHEIISAIRGFFDDNKFRLVDSPIFTPAAAEGTTDLFETQYFSQKAYLAQTGQLYMEAAAAAFGKVYCFGPTFRAEKSKTRRHLTEFWMVEPEVAFMELEENMDLAEKFVRAIVERVLTNCAKELEILERDTTLLEKIADPEPFPRISYDEAVEIIRANGGEIEDEADFGAPHETMLGEHFERPVLVHRYPLEIKAFYMRKDPNDETRALCVDMIAPEGFGEIIGGGEREYDVEKLEEAIKAHNLPMEAFEWYLDVRRYGSVPHAGFGLGLERTVAWICGLHHVRETIPFARMMDKLTP; this is translated from the coding sequence ATGGCTGAGCATATTTATATCGAAGATATCGCCGAGCATGTCGATGAGACCATCAAGATCAAGGGTTGGCTCTATAATAGCCGCTCGAGCGGGAAGCTGCACTTCCTGGAGCTGCGCGACGGCACCGGCTTTATGCAGGCCGTGATGTTCAAGGGCGACGTGAGCCCCGAGCTCTTCGACACCACCGGGCACCTTCGCCAGGAGACCAGCGTCGTGGTCACCGGCAAAGTGCGCGCCGACGAGCGCGCCCCGTTTATCCCGTTTGAGATGGGCATCGAGGACCTTGAGGTCATCGCTGAGCCGGTCGGCGATTATCCGATCACCCACAAAGAGCATGGCGTCGCCTACCTGATGGAGAACCGCCACCTCTGGCTGCGCACCCCGCGCCAGGTCGCGATTATGAAGGTTCGCCACGAGATCATCAGCGCGATCCGCGGCTTCTTCGACGACAATAAATTCCGCCTGGTCGACTCCCCGATCTTCACGCCCGCGGCGGCCGAGGGCACCACGGACCTGTTCGAGACCCAGTATTTCAGCCAGAAAGCCTACCTGGCCCAGACCGGCCAACTCTATATGGAAGCGGCGGCGGCGGCCTTCGGCAAGGTCTATTGCTTCGGCCCGACCTTCCGCGCCGAGAAGTCCAAGACCCGCCGTCACCTGACCGAGTTCTGGATGGTCGAGCCCGAAGTTGCCTTCATGGAGCTCGAAGAAAATATGGATCTCGCCGAGAAATTCGTGCGCGCCATCGTCGAGCGCGTGCTGACCAATTGCGCCAAAGAGCTCGAGATCCTGGAGCGCGACACCACGCTGCTCGAGAAGATCGCCGACCCCGAGCCCTTCCCGCGCATCAGCTACGATGAGGCCGTCGAGATCATCCGCGCCAACGGCGGCGAGATCGAAGACGAGGCCGACTTCGGCGCCCCGCACGAGACCATGCTCGGCGAGCATTTCGAGCGCCCCGTCCTTGTCCACCGCTACCCGCTGGAGATCAAGGCGTTCTATATGCGCAAAGACCCCAACGACGAGACCCGCGCCCTCTGCGTCGACATGATCGCCCCGGAAGGCTTCGGCGAGATCATCGGCGGCGGCGAGCGTGAGTATGACGTCGAGAAGTTGGAGGAGGCTATTAAGGCGCATAACCTGCCGATGGAGGCCTTCGAGTGGTACCTCGACGTGCGCCGCTACGGCTCGGTCCCCCACGCCGGCTTCGGCCTGGGTCTGGAGCGCACCGTCGCCTGGATCTGCGGGCTGCACCACGTGCGCGAGACCATTCCCTTCGCGCGTATGATGGACAAGTTGACGCCCTAA